The Streptococcus toyakuensis genome has a window encoding:
- the serS gene encoding serine--tRNA ligase, producing MLDIKRIRTDFDAVAEKLATRGVDAAILNEMKEIDAKRRDILVKVETLKAERNTVSAEIAQAKRNKENADDKIAAMQTLSAEVKALDAELAEIDAKLTEFTTTLPNIPADSVPVGADEDDNVEVRRWGTPREFDFEPKAHWDLGEDLGILDWERGGKVTGARFLFYKGLGARLERAIYNFMLDEHGKEGYTEVITPYMVNHDSMFGTGQYPKFKEDTFELSDSNYVLIPTAEVPLTNYYRDEILDGKDLPIYFTAMSPSFRSEAGSAGRDTRGLIRLHQFHKVEMVKFAKPEESYEELEKMTANAENILQKLNLPYRVVALSTGDMGFSAAKTYDLEVWIPAQNTYREISSCSNTEDFQARRAQIRYRDEADGKVKLLHTLNGSGLAVGRTVAAILENYQNADGSVTIPEVLRPYMGGAEVIKP from the coding sequence ATGTTAGATATCAAACGTATTCGTACAGACTTTGATGCTGTCGCAGAAAAATTGGCTACACGTGGTGTAGATGCTGCTATCTTGAATGAAATGAAAGAAATCGACGCTAAACGTCGTGACATCTTGGTCAAGGTTGAAACTCTCAAAGCAGAACGTAACACAGTTTCTGCTGAGATTGCCCAAGCTAAGCGCAACAAGGAAAATGCAGATGATAAGATTGCTGCCATGCAAACTCTATCTGCTGAAGTCAAAGCCTTGGATGCTGAATTGGCAGAAATCGATGCTAAATTGACAGAATTTACCACTACTCTTCCAAATATTCCAGCTGACAGTGTTCCTGTTGGGGCTGATGAAGATGACAATGTGGAAGTTCGCCGTTGGGGTACTCCACGCGAGTTTGACTTCGAACCGAAAGCTCACTGGGATCTTGGTGAAGACCTTGGTATCCTTGACTGGGAACGCGGGGGTAAGGTAACGGGTGCTCGCTTCCTCTTCTATAAAGGTCTCGGTGCTCGTTTGGAACGTGCTATCTACAACTTTATGTTGGATGAGCATGGTAAAGAAGGCTATACTGAAGTCATCACGCCTTACATGGTTAACCACGACTCTATGTTCGGTACTGGTCAATATCCAAAATTCAAGGAAGATACTTTTGAACTCAGCGACAGCAATTACGTCCTTATTCCTACAGCTGAAGTTCCTCTAACAAACTACTACCGTGATGAAATCCTTGACGGTAAAGACCTCCCAATCTACTTCACTGCTATGAGTCCTTCATTCCGTTCTGAGGCTGGTTCTGCTGGTCGTGATACACGTGGCTTGATTCGTCTGCACCAATTCCACAAGGTTGAAATGGTTAAATTTGCCAAACCAGAGGAATCTTACGAAGAATTGGAAAAAATGACTGCCAACGCTGAAAACATCCTTCAAAAACTCAACCTTCCATACCGTGTCGTTGCCCTCTCTACTGGAGATATGGGATTCTCAGCTGCTAAAACTTACGACTTGGAAGTTTGGATTCCAGCGCAAAATACTTACCGCGAAATCTCAAGCTGTTCAAACACAGAAGATTTCCAAGCCCGTCGTGCCCAAATCCGTTATCGTGATGAAGCAGATGGCAAGGTGAAACTTCTTCACACCTTGAACGGTTCTGGACTTGCAGTTGGACGTACAGTGGCTGCTATTCTTGAAAACTACCAAAACGCAGATGGTTCTGTAACCATTCCTGAAGTTCTTCGTCCATACATGGGTGGCGCTGAAGTTATCAAACCATAA
- a CDS encoding TDT family transporter, which produces MKKLPLVFSGCLLGLAGAGNLILDTLPVLSHLLSLTGLILWIFFLILHLFNWKETKQELTTPPLLSGMATFPMAGMILSTYVFRVFPHLPLVAQGLWWFSFLLDLALIAGFTIKFACPGRRVHATPSWTVLYVGIAVAALTYPLVGIIEIAYATLSFGFLLTFYLYPLIYSDLKEHPLPLAMLGQEGIYCAPFSLLLASLVRVGGASLPTWVLIVMILASQSFFFFVLTRLPNILKQGFQPAFSALTFPTIITATSLKMAQGILKLPFLDYLVVAETAICLIILFFVLGAYLNWLRKKV; this is translated from the coding sequence ATGAAAAAACTCCCCTTAGTATTTTCTGGTTGTTTGCTAGGTTTGGCAGGAGCTGGAAATCTTATTTTAGATACGTTGCCGGTTCTGTCCCATCTGTTGAGTCTGACAGGTTTGATTTTGTGGATATTCTTTCTGATTCTTCATCTCTTTAATTGGAAAGAAACCAAGCAAGAATTGACCACCCCCCCTCTTTTGTCAGGAATGGCCACCTTTCCCATGGCTGGGATGATTTTATCGACCTATGTTTTTCGCGTCTTTCCTCATCTTCCTTTGGTAGCGCAAGGGCTCTGGTGGTTTTCATTTCTCTTGGATTTGGCCTTGATTGCTGGTTTCACCATCAAATTTGCCTGTCCTGGTCGGAGGGTTCATGCGACTCCTAGCTGGACGGTTCTCTATGTGGGGATAGCAGTGGCTGCCTTAACCTATCCTCTTGTAGGCATCATCGAAATTGCCTATGCGACCTTGAGTTTTGGTTTTCTCCTAACCTTCTATCTCTATCCGCTTATTTATAGCGATTTAAAGGAACATCCACTCCCACTAGCCATGCTTGGACAAGAAGGGATCTACTGTGCTCCTTTCTCTCTACTCTTGGCTTCTCTGGTTCGAGTTGGAGGAGCCAGCCTGCCAACTTGGGTCTTAATCGTCATGATTTTGGCTTCTCAATCCTTCTTTTTCTTTGTTTTGACTCGCCTGCCCAATATTTTAAAACAAGGCTTTCAACCAGCTTTCTCAGCCCTCACCTTCCCAACCATTATCACAGCTACTTCGCTCAAGATGGCTCAGGGAATCTTGAAACTTCCATTTTTAGATTATTTGGTTGTGGCTGAAACCGCTATTTGCTTAATTATTTTATTCTTTGTATTAGGCGCATATCTGAATTGGTTACGAAAAAAGGTCTAG
- a CDS encoding carboxymuconolactone decarboxylase family protein, producing MTTFTIHTVESAPAEVKEVLETVEKDNNGYIPNLIGLLANAPTALEAYRTVGAINRRNSLTAVEREVVQITAAVTNGCAFCVAGHTAFSIKQIQMNDDLLQALRNRTPIETDPKLDTLAKFTLAVINTKGRVGDEALGEFLEVGYTQQNALDVVLGVSLASLCNYANNLANTPINPELQPYA from the coding sequence ATGACAACATTTACAATCCATACAGTGGAATCAGCACCAGCAGAAGTGAAAGAAGTTCTTGAAACAGTAGAAAAAGATAACAATGGATATATTCCCAACCTAATCGGTCTCTTGGCCAATGCACCGACTGCTTTAGAGGCTTACCGTACTGTCGGAGCTATCAACCGTCGCAACAGCCTGACAGCTGTTGAGCGTGAAGTGGTGCAAATCACGGCAGCCGTGACCAATGGCTGTGCCTTCTGCGTCGCAGGTCACACAGCCTTTTCAATCAAACAAATCCAGATGAACGATGATCTTCTGCAAGCCCTTCGCAATCGTACTCCAATCGAAACAGATCCTAAATTGGACACCCTAGCTAAGTTTACCTTGGCAGTTATCAATACCAAGGGTCGTGTAGGAGATGAAGCCTTGGGTGAGTTTTTAGAAGTTGGCTACACCCAACAAAATGCCTTGGATGTGGTTCTTGGTGTCAGCCTAGCAAGCCTCTGTAACTATGCCAACAACCTAGCCAATACACCAATTAACCCAGAATTGCAACCTTATGCTTAA
- a CDS encoding alanine/glycine:cation symporter family protein: MLELLKSIDAFAWGPPLLILLVGTGIYLTIRLGLLQVLRLPKAFQLIFIQDKGHGDVSSFAALCTALASTVGTGNIIGVATAIKVGGPGALFWMWMAAFFGMATKYAEGLLAIKYRTKDDHGAVAGGPMHYILLGMGEKWRPLAVLFAVAGVLVALLGIGTFTQVNSITESIQNTTAISPAITALVLSVFVAIAVLGGLKSISKVSTTVVPFMAIIYIFGTLTVIFFNIGKIPATITLILTSAFSPVAAVGGFAGASIRMAIQNGVARGVFSNESGLGSAPIAAAAAKTNEPVEQGLISMTGTFIDTLIICTLTGLTILVTGVWSGDLNGVALTQSAFSTVFSHFGPALLTIFLVLFAFTTILGWNYYGERCFEFLFGVRFIWLYRVVFVLMVLLGGFIELDMVWIIADIVNALMALPNLIALLILSPVVIAETKKYFDK; the protein is encoded by the coding sequence ATGTTAGAATTGCTTAAATCAATCGATGCTTTTGCTTGGGGACCGCCCCTCTTGATTTTATTGGTTGGAACAGGGATTTACCTAACTATTCGGCTAGGACTCTTGCAGGTTTTGCGTCTGCCCAAGGCCTTTCAGCTTATTTTTATTCAGGATAAGGGACATGGGGATGTATCTAGTTTTGCAGCTCTGTGTACAGCCTTGGCATCAACCGTTGGAACAGGAAATATCATAGGGGTTGCGACGGCTATCAAGGTTGGGGGACCAGGAGCCCTCTTTTGGATGTGGATGGCGGCTTTCTTTGGAATGGCTACCAAGTATGCGGAAGGACTCTTAGCCATCAAATACCGCACCAAGGACGACCATGGTGCAGTAGCGGGAGGTCCCATGCACTATATCCTTCTAGGAATGGGAGAAAAGTGGCGTCCCCTGGCTGTTTTGTTTGCAGTAGCAGGAGTACTGGTTGCTCTCTTGGGAATCGGAACCTTCACCCAAGTCAACTCGATTACAGAATCTATCCAAAATACAACGGCGATTTCGCCAGCTATCACTGCTCTTGTTTTGTCTGTATTTGTAGCGATTGCAGTCTTGGGTGGACTAAAGTCTATTTCTAAGGTTTCAACTACTGTTGTTCCTTTTATGGCTATCATTTATATTTTTGGAACTCTTACAGTTATTTTCTTTAATATCGGGAAAATCCCTGCTACAATCACTCTAATTTTGACATCCGCTTTTAGTCCGGTTGCTGCGGTAGGTGGATTTGCCGGTGCTAGCATTCGGATGGCTATTCAAAATGGTGTTGCGCGTGGTGTGTTCTCAAACGAATCTGGTCTGGGTTCTGCTCCCATTGCAGCAGCTGCGGCTAAGACAAATGAACCAGTAGAGCAAGGTTTGATTTCCATGACAGGAACCTTTATTGATACACTCATTATCTGTACCTTGACTGGTTTGACCATCTTGGTAACTGGTGTTTGGAGTGGCGACTTAAATGGGGTTGCCTTGACGCAGTCTGCTTTCTCAACAGTCTTTTCACATTTTGGACCTGCCCTCTTGACCATCTTCCTTGTTCTCTTTGCCTTTACGACGATTCTAGGTTGGAACTATTATGGAGAACGCTGTTTCGAGTTTCTCTTTGGAGTTCGTTTTATCTGGCTTTACCGTGTGGTCTTTGTGCTCATGGTCTTGTTGGGAGGATTTATCGAGTTGGATATGGTTTGGATTATCGCAGATATTGTCAACGCCTTGATGGCTCTACCAAACTTGATTGCCCTCTTGATTTTGTCACCAGTCGTTATTGCTGAGACTAAAAAGTATTTTGACAAATAA
- a CDS encoding DEAD/DEAH box helicase family protein gives MAFVYEIYKQASENGFIDFKESIPDYITQNLKFPLRPYQKEAVGRYLYYKRDEKNRKKPEQVLYNMATGSGKTLLMAAIILEKFKQGERNFIFFVNNDNILTKTRANFLPNEMGKYLFADKITIDNQVVGVREVTDFSDSQPDSINIVFTTIQKLHQDLNTPRENRLTYEQFEDLSLVLLADEAHHLNAGLGKKEKDENDSWTATIENIQSTARKSSLFEFTATIDLANPDIAKKYEKSLIFKYDLKEFRLDKYSKDVLFHLVDNELPTRMLQAIIISQYRKKIALKHGINLKPLVLFKSQKIAENKGNLEAFLDMLANLSVEQVQSQKNLTANDEEQKNILEKAFAFFEESGLSFQDLIEELQEDFRRERLLVIDGKNKTSNNLVELNTLELPSNEIRAIFAVDMLNEGWDVLNLFDIVRLYDIRDGKTTKNGFVAGNTTNAEKQLIGRGARYYPFVLDNQIEEKFTRKFDENENNELRVIEQLHYHSANNPRYISELKQVLRESGIFDDVNLEERELKLKESFKQTRTYTDGLVWMNKRLSYQEYVEQRQESLLDTSFIPSSFEVRLPTSSTRDFEAFSEDDVFATDSINTLNFEFGKEITSNIVRAAINRNKQYTFKNLQKAFFGLSGISAFIEMLSKVNIIVESSLSQISELTADQKLYIAEQLLYSIEKDIVPTEERFYGSANFESVLVREVFEENILRKYTVNVNGNAEFGRSQKTKSETEIFENIDQLDWYAYDDNFGTSEEKYLVRAIRELMNDLQEKWSDIYLLRNEKAVKIYSFDEGRAFEPDFILLANDKKVGNTSWQIFIEPKGSQFLDSNNTFKNSKEGWKEKFLLQITERDEARTLLDDERYRIVGLPFFNNEMSREVVNSNLKDL, from the coding sequence ATGGCTTTTGTGTATGAAATTTATAAGCAAGCTAGTGAAAATGGCTTTATTGACTTTAAGGAAAGCATTCCAGACTACATCACGCAAAATCTGAAATTCCCACTGCGTCCTTACCAGAAAGAGGCGGTAGGGAGGTATCTCTACTACAAAAGGGATGAGAAAAATCGAAAAAAACCAGAACAGGTCCTTTACAATATGGCGACAGGTTCAGGAAAAACTTTGCTGATGGCAGCGATTATCCTTGAAAAATTTAAACAGGGTGAACGGAATTTTATTTTTTTTGTGAATAACGACAATATCCTTACCAAGACAAGGGCAAACTTCTTGCCTAATGAGATGGGAAAATACTTGTTTGCGGATAAAATAACGATTGATAATCAAGTGGTGGGAGTACGTGAAGTGACAGATTTTTCCGATAGTCAGCCTGATAGTATCAATATTGTTTTTACAACCATTCAAAAACTTCACCAAGATTTAAATACCCCAAGGGAAAATCGCCTAACTTATGAGCAATTTGAAGATTTGTCGCTTGTGTTATTGGCAGATGAGGCTCATCACTTGAATGCTGGACTCGGTAAGAAAGAAAAAGATGAGAACGACAGCTGGACGGCGACGATTGAAAATATTCAAAGTACAGCACGTAAATCTTCTTTATTTGAATTTACAGCAACCATTGACTTAGCAAATCCAGATATTGCCAAAAAATATGAAAAATCTTTGATTTTCAAGTATGACTTGAAAGAGTTCCGCTTGGATAAGTACTCTAAAGATGTTCTTTTCCACTTAGTAGATAATGAACTTCCAACTCGTATGTTGCAGGCAATCATTATCAGCCAATACCGCAAGAAAATTGCCTTGAAACATGGCATCAACCTCAAACCTTTGGTATTGTTTAAATCGCAAAAAATTGCTGAAAATAAAGGAAACTTAGAGGCTTTTTTGGATATGTTAGCCAATCTGTCAGTAGAACAAGTACAGTCTCAAAAAAACTTAACTGCAAATGATGAGGAGCAAAAAAACATCTTGGAAAAAGCATTTGCTTTTTTTGAGGAGTCTGGACTTTCTTTTCAAGATTTAATTGAGGAATTGCAGGAAGATTTTCGCCGTGAACGCTTACTCGTGATTGATGGGAAAAACAAGACTAGCAACAATTTAGTAGAGTTGAATACTCTGGAACTCCCTTCAAATGAAATTCGGGCTATTTTTGCAGTTGATATGCTCAACGAAGGCTGGGATGTTTTGAATCTTTTTGATATTGTTCGTCTTTACGATATTCGTGATGGTAAGACAACAAAGAACGGTTTTGTCGCAGGGAACACTACCAATGCAGAAAAGCAACTCATCGGTCGTGGTGCACGTTATTATCCCTTTGTGCTTGATAATCAAATTGAGGAGAAGTTTACTCGGAAATTTGATGAAAATGAAAACAATGAGCTACGTGTCATAGAACAGCTTCATTATCATTCTGCCAATAATCCTCGTTATATTTCTGAATTAAAGCAAGTCTTACGTGAGTCTGGAATTTTTGATGATGTCAATTTAGAAGAGCGTGAATTAAAGCTAAAAGAGTCTTTCAAACAAACACGAACCTATACAGATGGTCTTGTTTGGATGAATAAACGTCTTTCTTATCAAGAATATGTTGAACAACGACAAGAAAGTTTGTTGGATACCTCTTTCATTCCGAGTTCCTTTGAGGTACGTTTACCGACTTCCAGTACAAGAGATTTTGAAGCTTTCTCAGAAGATGATGTTTTTGCTACTGATTCGATAAACACCTTAAATTTCGAGTTTGGAAAAGAAATTACTTCCAATATTGTTCGAGCAGCTATCAATCGCAATAAACAGTATACCTTTAAAAACTTACAGAAAGCTTTCTTTGGCTTGAGTGGTATATCTGCCTTCATCGAAATGCTTTCGAAAGTTAATATTATTGTAGAATCTTCTTTATCACAAATAAGTGAGTTAACTGCAGACCAGAAACTCTATATTGCAGAACAGCTTTTATACAGCATTGAAAAAGATATCGTTCCAACTGAAGAACGCTTTTATGGTTCAGCTAACTTTGAGTCAGTTCTTGTACGTGAAGTTTTTGAAGAGAATATTTTGAGAAAGTATACTGTTAATGTAAATGGGAATGCAGAGTTTGGACGGTCACAAAAAACCAAGTCTGAAACAGAGATTTTTGAAAATATCGATCAGCTAGATTGGTATGCCTATGATGATAACTTTGGAACAAGTGAGGAGAAATATCTGGTGCGTGCTATCCGTGAATTGATGAATGATTTGCAGGAAAAGTGGTCTGATATTTATCTTTTGCGAAATGAGAAAGCAGTGAAAATCTATAGTTTTGATGAAGGGCGTGCTTTTGAGCCTGACTTTATCTTGCTTGCAAATGATAAAAAAGTTGGAAATACTTCTTGGCAGATTTTCATTGAGCCAAAAGGAAGTCAATTTTTAGATAGTAATAATACCTTCAAAAATAGTAAAGAAGGCTGGAAAGAGAAATTCTTACTGCAAATTACTGAAAGAGATGAGGCAAGAACTTTGTTGGACGATGAACGTTATCGTATCGTCGGTCTTCCTTTCTTTAATAATGAGATGAGCAGAGAAGTTGTAAATAGTAATTTAAAAGATTTATAG
- a CDS encoding DNA methyltransferase translates to MKQELEQVLAKNPKFLVDGVLNKNKLAELARQYSPELLNQLMSNETIANHFFSKLQDGVLVFKKDIFLQFLNNKEFLPDSFTAYKTKIGLGMPDRNYLSETKEVVLNFPYKDCVLEGGQTKDDVKRQEVFFNETLAPAEINRLLDEKVLSNFKRYDKDGEHAVEELKDTDNLIIKGNNLLTLHSLKKRFAGKVKLIYIDVPYYFRKNIGDAFQYNSNFKMSTWLVFLKNRLEIAKELLSDKGSIWIHTGEDGMHYLKVLSDSIFGQDKFIGTLPRKTRDGKSDVPFNFSQDFDWILVYTKGNEGDAIVGREVERKYYETSDFPNRPWRTADLTSQRTVIERPNSNFTMVNPKTGKEYPVNPNRSWAVTKDTFYEWYQNGGIGFPDDYDFMKGDRPFRRVFKDEDMSKSKPVYSSSDTLLKEFITDLLAKTKNKDGNDEMTNLSNRDAFSYAKPERLIKDILQISTIENDIVLDFFMGSGTTAAVAHKMNRQYIGIEQMDYIETVSVERLKKVIDGEQGGISKDVNWTGGASFVYCELKNDAQDFKNTVLEAREPETLSQLFEQAKKSSFLSYRVDPKKLKKSEFEKLSLAEQKQVLLELVDNNNLYVNYSEIEDSDYDISENEKKLNRAFYGEE, encoded by the coding sequence ATGAAACAAGAATTGGAGCAAGTCCTCGCTAAAAATCCTAAGTTTTTAGTGGACGGCGTACTAAATAAAAATAAACTAGCAGAGCTGGCACGGCAGTACAGTCCTGAGTTGCTCAATCAGTTGATGAGTAATGAAACAATCGCTAATCACTTCTTTTCAAAACTGCAAGATGGGGTTTTAGTTTTTAAAAAAGATATCTTTTTGCAATTTCTAAATAACAAGGAGTTCTTGCCTGACAGCTTTACAGCCTACAAAACAAAAATAGGTCTTGGGATGCCAGACAGAAACTATCTTTCTGAAACTAAAGAAGTTGTGCTGAATTTTCCTTATAAAGATTGTGTGCTTGAGGGAGGGCAAACCAAGGACGATGTGAAACGTCAAGAGGTTTTCTTTAACGAGACGCTTGCTCCAGCGGAAATCAATCGCTTGCTGGACGAGAAGGTGTTGAGCAATTTCAAACGTTATGATAAAGACGGTGAACATGCAGTTGAGGAATTGAAAGACACGGATAATCTTATTATCAAAGGGAACAATCTGCTTACACTGCATAGCCTCAAGAAACGCTTTGCTGGGAAGGTCAAGTTGATTTATATTGACGTTCCATACTATTTTCGAAAAAATATTGGAGATGCTTTTCAATACAATTCCAATTTTAAAATGTCAACGTGGTTGGTGTTTTTGAAAAATCGATTAGAAATAGCTAAAGAGTTACTTAGTGATAAAGGTTCTATCTGGATTCATACGGGTGAAGATGGTATGCACTATCTAAAAGTATTAAGTGATTCTATTTTTGGACAAGATAAGTTTATTGGGACACTACCAAGAAAAACTCGTGATGGAAAATCGGATGTTCCTTTTAACTTTTCTCAGGATTTTGATTGGATTTTAGTATACACAAAAGGAAACGAAGGCGATGCAATCGTTGGTCGTGAAGTAGAACGAAAATATTATGAAACTTCAGATTTTCCTAACCGTCCTTGGCGTACAGCTGATTTAACAAGTCAAAGAACAGTAATTGAACGACCAAATTCTAATTTTACAATGGTGAATCCCAAAACAGGTAAAGAATACCCCGTTAATCCTAACCGTTCGTGGGCTGTTACAAAAGATACATTCTATGAGTGGTATCAAAATGGAGGAATTGGATTTCCAGATGACTATGACTTTATGAAAGGTGATAGACCTTTTAGACGTGTTTTTAAAGATGAAGATATGTCTAAGTCAAAACCAGTTTATTCAAGTAGTGATACCTTGTTAAAAGAATTTATTACGGATTTATTAGCTAAAACAAAAAATAAAGATGGAAACGATGAAATGACTAACTTGTCTAATCGTGATGCTTTTTCGTATGCCAAACCCGAAAGACTGATAAAGGATATTTTACAAATTTCTACAATCGAAAATGATATCGTTCTTGATTTCTTCATGGGGAGCGGTACAACAGCTGCTGTCGCTCACAAAATGAACCGTCAATATATTGGTATTGAACAGATGGATTACATTGAGACGGTTTCAGTTGAGCGATTGAAAAAAGTAATTGACGGTGAACAGGGTGGCATTTCTAAAGACGTCAACTGGACTGGTGGTGCTTCATTTGTTTACTGTGAACTGAAAAATGATGCCCAGGATTTTAAAAATACAGTCTTAGAGGCAAGAGAGCCTGAAACTCTATCTCAACTATTTGAACAGGCTAAAAAGTCTTCGTTCCTATCTTATCGTGTCGACCCTAAAAAGTTGAAAAAGTCAGAGTTCGAAAAACTTTCACTAGCTGAACAAAAACAAGTCTTGCTGGAGTTGGTGGATAATAATAACCTATACGTCAACTATTCCGAGATAGAAGATAGCGACTACGACATCTCAGAAAACGAGAAAAAGCTCAATCGTGCTTTTTACGGAGAGGAGTAA
- a CDS encoding endonuclease MutS2 yields MNKKILETLEFNKVKALFEPHLLTEQGLEQLRQLAPTAKADKIKQAFAEMKEMQALFVEQPHFTILATKEIAGVCKKLEMGADLNIEEFLLLKRVLLASRELQSFYANLENVSLEELALWFEKLHDFPQLQGNLQAFNDAGFIENFASEELARIRRKIHDSESQVRDVLQDLLKQKAQMLTEGIIASRNGRQVLPVKNTYRNKIAGVVHDISASGNTVYIEPREVVKLSEEIASLRADERYEMLRILQEISERVRPHAAEIANDAWIIGHLDLIRAKVRFIQERQAVVPQLSENQEIQLLHVCHPLVKNAVANDVHFGQDLIAIVITGPNTGGKTIMLKTLGLTQVMAQSGLPILADKGSRVGIFEEIFADIGDEQSIEQSLSTFSSHMTNIVDILGKVNQHSLLLLDELGAGTDPQEGAALAMAILEDLRLRQVKTMATTHYPELKAYGIETAFVQNASMEFDTATLRPTYRFMQGVPGRSNAFEIAKRLGLSEVIVGDASQQVDQDNDVNRIIEQLEDQTLESRKRLDNIREVEQENLKMNRALKKLYNELNREKETELNKAREQAAEIVDMALSESDQILKNLHSKSQLKPHEIIEAKAKLKKLAPEKVDLSKNKVLQKAKKKRAPKVGDDIVVLSYGQRGTLTSQLKDGRWEAQVGLIKMTLEEKEFDLVQAQQEKPVKKKQVNVVKRTSGRGPQARLDLRGKRYEEAMNELDAFIDQALLNNMAQVDIIHGIGTGVIREGVSKYLQRNKHVKSFGYAPQNAGGSGATIVTFKG; encoded by the coding sequence ATGAATAAGAAAATATTAGAAACATTAGAGTTCAATAAGGTCAAGGCTTTGTTTGAACCCCATTTGTTGACCGAGCAGGGCTTGGAGCAATTGAGACAGCTGGCTCCGACTGCCAAAGCAGATAAAATCAAACAGGCTTTTGCTGAGATGAAGGAAATGCAGGCTCTCTTTGTCGAGCAACCGCATTTTACTATTCTCGCAACTAAGGAAATCGCAGGAGTCTGCAAGAAGTTGGAGATGGGAGCGGACCTCAATATCGAGGAGTTCCTACTCTTGAAGCGCGTACTTCTTGCCAGCCGAGAACTGCAAAGTTTTTATGCTAATCTGGAAAATGTCAGCTTGGAAGAATTAGCCCTTTGGTTTGAGAAATTACATGATTTTCCGCAATTACAAGGAAATCTCCAAGCCTTTAATGATGCAGGTTTCATTGAAAATTTTGCCAGTGAAGAATTAGCGCGAATCCGCAGAAAAATCCATGATAGCGAGAGTCAGGTCCGCGATGTCTTGCAAGATTTGCTTAAGCAAAAAGCGCAGATGTTGACAGAAGGGATTATTGCCAGCAGAAATGGCCGTCAGGTTTTACCAGTCAAAAACACCTACCGCAATAAGATTGCAGGTGTCGTCCATGATATTTCTGCTAGTGGAAATACCGTCTATATCGAACCTCGTGAGGTGGTCAAACTGAGCGAAGAAATCGCCAGTTTGCGAGCAGATGAGCGTTATGAAATGCTTCGAATTCTTCAAGAAATTTCTGAGCGTGTCCGCCCTCATGCGGCTGAGATTGCTAATGACGCTTGGATTATCGGTCATCTGGACTTGATTCGTGCCAAGGTTCGATTTATCCAAGAAAGACAAGCAGTCGTGCCTCAGCTGTCAGAAAATCAAGAAATTCAACTGCTCCATGTCTGCCATCCTCTGGTCAAAAATGCCGTCGCAAATGATGTCCATTTTGGTCAAGATTTAATAGCCATTGTTATTACAGGTCCCAATACAGGTGGGAAGACCATCATGCTTAAAACTCTGGGTTTGACACAGGTGATGGCTCAGTCTGGTTTGCCGATTTTAGCAGATAAGGGAAGTCGTGTTGGTATTTTTGAAGAAATCTTTGCCGATATTGGCGATGAGCAGTCTATTGAACAGAGCTTGTCTACCTTCTCTAGCCACATGACCAATATCGTGGATATTCTTGGCAAGGTCAATCAACATTCACTCTTACTCTTGGATGAGTTGGGGGCTGGTACAGATCCTCAAGAGGGAGCAGCCCTCGCCATGGCTATTCTGGAGGACCTTCGCCTGCGTCAAGTCAAGACTATGGCGACCACCCACTATCCCGAACTCAAGGCCTACGGTATTGAGACAGCCTTTGTGCAAAATGCCAGTATGGAGTTTGATACTGCGACTCTTCGCCCAACCTATCGCTTTATGCAGGGTGTTCCTGGCCGAAGCAATGCCTTTGAGATTGCCAAACGTCTAGGCCTATCTGAAGTTATCGTAGGAGATGCCAGTCAGCAGGTCGATCAGGACAATGATGTCAATCGGATTATTGAGCAGCTGGAAGATCAGACGCTGGAAAGCCGTAAACGTTTGGATAATATTCGTGAGGTGGAGCAAGAAAATCTCAAGATGAACCGTGCTCTCAAAAAACTTTACAACGAGCTTAATCGTGAAAAGGAAACAGAGCTTAACAAGGCGCGTGAACAGGCTGCTGAGATTGTGGACATGGCCCTCAGTGAGAGTGACCAGATTCTTAAAAATCTCCATAGTAAATCTCAACTCAAACCTCATGAAATCATTGAAGCCAAGGCCAAGTTGAAAAAATTGGCTCCTGAAAAAGTAGATTTGTCTAAAAATAAGGTTCTTCAAAAGGCCAAGAAAAAACGAGCTCCAAAGGTGGGAGATGATATCGTGGTTCTCAGTTATGGACAGCGTGGTACCTTGACCAGTCAACTCAAGGATGGCCGCTGGGAAGCTCAAGTTGGCTTGATCAAGATGACCTTGGAAGAAAAAGAATTTGACCTTGTTCAAGCTCAGCAAGAAAAACCAGTCAAGAAGAAACAGGTCAATGTTGTGAAACGAACTTCTGGTCGTGGTCCACAAGCCAGACTGGATCTTCGAGGCAAACGTTATGAAGAGGCTATGAATGAGCTAGATGCCTTTATCGACCAAGCCTTGCTTAATAATATGGCTCAAGTGGATATCATCCATGGTATCGGAACAGGTGTTATCCGTGAAGGTGTCAGCAAATATCTACAAAGAAACAAACATGTCAAGAGTTTTGGCTATGCCCCACAAAATGCTGGAGGCAGTGGTGCGACTATTGTCACTTTTAAAGGATAA